The genomic DNA CGCTGCCCTGCTGCGAGGCGTTGACGAAAGTCTGCTGGTTGTTGTCGCTGATCTCTTTCACTTCGGCGGTGACACCGTACTCGGCGCCGAACCGGTCGGCGAACGGCTTGATGGCCTTGGTCCTACTGGGATCAGCCCAGATGACAAGCCTGCCGGTGCCCTTCTCGGGGGCCGCCGAGGGAGCCGAGGTCGCGCTGGATCCCGCCATGGTGGACGTCTCGCCGCCACAGGCCGTGATGGCGGCGGCCAGGACCGTCACCGTGACGGCGGCAGTCGCAACATGGACGCGCATTGGATCTCCTCATGGTCTCCGGGTCTGCCGATATGAAGATCTTTGTGATCACCGTCCCCGTGCTGTGTTTGCGTTCGCGTGGTCTCGACACGAACTCGGCCTGCGATATTTTGCAAATCGTTGAACAAGCCGGCGGTCGGGACCGTCGGGCTGTCATCCGGTAAACAAGCCCGTCTGCCATACATTCCCGCATCATTCGCGATGTTGCGATTTCATTGATCAACAATCCCTCCCCGGCCCTTCGGCACCGTTTCGGTACTGATATGGCGAGGCCGGGTGCTTGATGGTACTTCAGGGCGAGTGATATGGTTTGTGATTATTGTGCCTCTTGGGTTGGCATGGGCTGGACTTCAAACAAGTTCCAATTCCTGTCCAAGGGGGGCATTTTTTTATTTGAACAGTCATCTCTGGGCGGGTTGGCCAGGAAAAGCGTCGAGCGCATCGTGGACGGCAGGCACCGGGGTGGATACCGGTCGCCTTCGGCGCAGCCGCTGACCGGCGGCCAGGAAATCGCCATGACCGATGGAATGACCGGTGACTTTTCTCTGTTGTCAGACGGTGCTCCGTTATTCCGGCGGGGGACGTACGTCAGCGGCAGGGGGATCGGCCGTGGTCGCGAAAGGGGGATGAAGTTTGGGATCTGCAAGCGCCGAGCCGGGGGCGCGGGCCGACGTGGACGTCACTCCCTGCATGTCGTCCGAGGGTTCCTACCCGTTCCGTGCCCTTGCCTGCGCCTTGACCCGGCCCACCAAGAACGAAGTCGTGGGAGGGGTGATATCAAAGGGTCCCGGCATCGTCGTGGCGGTCGCATGGTGGACGAGACTGCTTCTCCCCGATCACCCGGTGGTCTTCGCCGTCATCATCACCCTGACGGTGCTGCACGAGGGGTTCCATGGCATATGGGTTTACTCCTGGCAGGAGTTCCAAGCCATCATCGGCATGCGGGGCTTCATATACCAGACGGTTCTGAACCTGCTGTACATGCAGGTGACGCTGGCGATCTACCGGATACTGACCTGGCTGGCCATCCCGTCCACGATCCTGCCCTGGCAGATCGCCTACTGGCGCGACGTGAGCATCGTGGTGGTCGCCGGTTCGGTGTCGGGCACGTTGGGCTATCGCGGTCTCAACGCCCTGTATGACAAAAGGCGCATCAGCCGCTCCATGCGATCTCATATCCAGCAAGGCCGTGACCTTTTCCTGTCGCTGGCGTCGTCGATATTCGCCAGCAGTTCCATGAACTTGTTCTGGGTGCTTTTCGCTGTTCAGCAACTGTTCGACTACACGATCTTCATCATTGGATGGCTGGCGCGTCCTCGCCCCGTTCGGTGAACCGGACGGATTCGCTGAGATCCAGTTTGAGTTAGCCGAAAAGGGGTTCCGGGGATGGGTGGAAGAATTCTCTCGATCGGGGATCCGGTCGGCGCACCGGACTCCATAGCCGAGACCACGCTGCGGCCGCGCCCGGATCATGATTACTGGCCCTCGCCGGCTGACTGGCGTGACGAGATCTTCTACTCGCTGGTGATCGACCGGTTCCAGCCGGGGGCTGACCGCGTCACCGTGGGCGATTCACGCTCCGGCGACTCCAGGCACGGCGGGAATCTCGCGGGCTTGGCCGGCCGCCTCGCCTATCTGGAGGAGCTCAAGGTGACGACGATCCTCCTGTCCCCGGTGACGGTGACCGCGCCTGGCACGTACCACGGGTATGCGCCTGTCCACCTGCTGGAGGTCGATCCCCATCTGGGCAGGCTGTCCGATCTGGTGGACCTGGTCGACCGGGCACACGGGCGCGGAATGCGGATCATCCTGGATCTGGTGGTCAACCACACCGGCCCGATCTTCGAATATGCCGACGGGGACGGGTGGAAGAAAGACGGTCGGCGCGGGGCCGTCGCGCGATGGAACGGCTTCAGTCCGACCGAGCTGGCAAAGGCCGAGCATTTCACCCGGCGCGGCGTGATCGAGAACTGGAGCAGCCCTGAGCAGGTTGCTTTCGGTGATTTTCCGCCGAACTTCCGGCGGTTCGCCACCGAGCGGGCGGAGACTCAGCGACTTCTCATCCACATCGCCTGCTGGTGGCTGAAGGAGACCGACGTAGACGGTTTCCGGGTCGATGCGATCCGCCACCTGGACCGGGGTTTCCTGAGGAATCTGGCAAACGGCGTCAAGAGGTACGCCGCCGGTCTGGGCAAGAACAATCCATTGATTCTCGGCGAGCACTCCACGGGGGACTGCTTCGATATCGCCGGTGATTTCACCACCGGGATCAACAGCGCGTACAACTATCCCGAGTACCGGCGGCAGAACTGGGCGCTGCACGGATGTGCACCGACGCGGGATCTCGAGGAAAGCTTTAGGGCCGCTTATCGTTCCCTTGGCCCGGCGCTGGGCAATGTCATCCGATTCATCGACAACCATGACGTTTATCGTTTCCTCCGGGCCGGGGAGCCGGAGGGTCTGCTCAGGATGGCTCTCGCCTTTCTGATGTTCTCCATCGGCATTCCCCTCGTGTACTACGGAACCGAACAGGGTTTCCGGCAGTCGACGAACCGCCTTGAGCCCGAGTCCTCGGCGTATCGCGCGTCTCCACAGAACCGGGAGGACATGTTCGCCGAGGGGCGGTACAAGTCGGAGAGCTCGGCCGGAGACAACTTCACCACGATGTCGGGCACCTTCCGGTGGATTCGCCGACTGGCGGAGATCCGAGGCCGGTTCACTGCACTGCGCAGAGGTGAGCAGTGGATTCGATGGTCGGATCCCGAGGGGCCGGGCCTGTTCGCCTTCAGCCGTATCCATGGATCCCAAGAGGTGCTTGTCGTACTGAACACCGCTGCCACTGCTCGCCAGGCGGATATCGACGTGGATCGGCACCTCGTCCGCCCCGGCGATCGACTGGTGGACGTGCTGGATCTCAGTTGTTCGGTAGAGGCCTATCGACCTGAGGAAGGTGGTTCGAAAGTGCTGGTCTGGGTGCCTTCCTACGGTGCCCGAGTGTTCGTCGTCGCCTAGCTTCGACGTTTTGCGAACTTCGGTCGGTCGTCCGGCCGGTCATGTTCGCCATCCGTGGCGCCCCGGCAGGATTCGGTCCGTCTCGGCGCCACCTATTCGGGCGCTCGGCTCGGAGACGGCTGCGCCTCGACCTCGACGGCCGGCAGGTGGGCACCGGCTTCCCGGGTTAATTCTTATGACATATCTCGTTTTAATGTGTCAAGTACTTGAAAAAAGCACAAGATCCATTCACGCTTCTCCACATGGTCTGTAAAGATCATGCACATCCCATGTCGCTTTCCCCGGCGGGACAACCCCGCCCGGCGTGAAGGAGATCGTGTGTCAAATCCCCCCCGGCACTGGCGGGTGGTCCTGACCGGGACCGTCACCGCCCTTACGCTCATGCTCCCCCAGGGTGTGGCCCAGGCCGCGCCCGAACCCCAGAAGATCGACGAGTCGGTCCTGGCGGACCTTTCCGTAGACGACAAGGCCACCTTCTGGGTACGTCTGAAGAGCGACGCGGACCTCAGTGCCGCCCGCAGGGCGAAGACCAAGATCGATAAGGCCAAGCAGGTATTCCAGGCCAAGACCGAGCTCGCCGCGACCTCGCAAGCGGGCCTGCGTAAGCTCCTCACCGCCCAGCACGCCGACTTCACCCCGTTCTGGATCGCCAACGCCGTTCAGGTGACCGGCGACGCCAAACTGGCCGCGGAGATCGCCGACCTGTCCGAAGTGGAGCGGATCGAGCCCAGCCGCGTCGTCAAACTGCCCGAGCCGCTGCCGGGCAAGGAGGTGGCGAAGGTCGACGCGGTCGAGTGGAACATCGACCGGGTCAACGCGCCCAGGGTCTGGAGCGAGCTCGGCACCCGCGGCGAGGGCATCGTCGTGGCCAACATCGACAGTGGTGTGCAGTTCGACCATCCCGCGCTGGCCGCCCAGTATCGCGGCAAGAAGGCCGACGGCAGCGTGGACCACAACTACAACTGGTTCGACCCGGCGGGGATCTGCCCGAGCGACGCGCCGTGCGACAACAACGACCACGGCACCCACACCATGGGGACCATGGTCGGGGGTGAGGGCGCCAACACCATCGGCGTCGCTCCCGGCGCGAAGTGGATCGCCGCCAAGGGCTGCGAGACCAACAGCTGCTCCGACGCCTCGCTCCTGGCCGCCGGGCAGTGGGTGCTCGCGCCCACCGACCTGAACGGCGCCAACCCGCGTCCGGACCTCGCACCCGACATCGTCAACAACTCCTGGGGCGGCGCCGGATTCGACCCCTGGTACAAGGAGACCGTCGAGGCGTGGGTCGCGGCGGGCATCTTCCCCGCCTTCTCCAACGGCAACGTCACCGCCGCGGGATGCAACTCCAGCGGCTCACCCGGGCAGTACGGCTCCAGCTACAGCGCCGGCGCGTTCGACGTCGGCAACGCCATCGCGAGCTTCTCCACCCGGGGCACCGGCGAGAACGGCGAGATCAAGCCCAACCTCGCCGCGCCCGGCGTCAACGTGCGCTCGTCCATACCCGGCGGGTACGACTCCATCTCCGGCACATCGATGGCCAGCCCGCACGTGGCGGCCACCGTGGCGCTGATGTGGTCGGCCTCGCCCGCCCTGCAGGGCGACATCGCCTCCACCCGGGAACTGCTCGACCGGACCGCGATCGACGTCAACGACACGCGTTGCGGCGGCACCGCCGCGGACAACAACATCTGGGGAGAGGGCCGGCTCGACACGTTCGCCGCGGTCCAGGCCGCTCCCGTCGGAGCCCTCGGCGCGCTGCAGGGCACCGTCACCGCCGGCGGCTCGCCGGTGGCCTCGGCGACCCTCACCGTCACCGGGCCGCTGGGCCGTACGGTCACCACCGCGCAGGACGGGACATACACACTGCCCCGCCTGCTGGAGGGTGACTACCAGATCACCGTCAAGAAGTTCGGATACGGCGACGCCACCGCGACGGCCACCGTCGTGGCCGACCAGACGACCACCAAGGACGTGACGCTGACACAGCAGCCCTCGGGCACGGTGTCCGGAACGGTCACCGCTGCGGGAACGCCCGAGGTGGGCGCCACCGTCGTCGCGGTGGGCACCCCGGTCAGCGCGGTCACCGACGCCGCAGGGCGGTACGAGCTCACGCTGCCGAACGGTGACTACGAGCTCAAGACCACCCCGCTCTCCCGGTGCGCGGGCGGCCTCACCGTGCCGATCACGCTGAACGGCGACCTGACCAAGGACATCGAACTGCCGCGCCGCACCGACTCCTTCGGCTACACCTGCACCAGCGGGACCGAGGCGTACGTCGCGGGCACCGCCAAGCAGACGCTCACCGGCGACGACGCGGCCCAGCCGATCACGCTGCCGTTCACCTTCCCCTTCTACGGCGCCGGCCAGACCGCCGGCTGGATCAGCAGCAACGGGTTCCTGAACTTCGCCGCCAGCAGCACCACGGCGAGCAACGGCACGCTGCCCTCCACCGCCGCGCCCAACGCGGCGATCTACCCCTACTGGGACGACCTGGTGCTGGACGCCCAGTCCGGGGTCTACACCGCCACCGTCGGGACCGCGCCGAAGCGCACCTTCGTCATCGAATGGCGCGACGCCAAGTTCTACTCCGACCCCGACCTGCGTATCTCGTTCTCGGCGCTGCTCGGCGAGGACGGTTCCATCGGGTTCCGCTACAAGGGGATCGGCAGCGAGCGAGCCGCCGGGACCAGTGCCACAGTGGGCATCGAGAGCGCCGGAGGCACCGACGCGCTGCAGTACTCCGCCAACAGCGCCGCCCTCGCCGACGGTCAGAGCCTGACCTTCATCGCGAGCCGGCACGGGATGCTGGCCGGCACCGTCACCGACGCCAACGACGGCAAGCCGCTGGCGGGCGCGACGGTGAAGGTGGGCGACGTGGCGACCTTCACCACCGGGGCCGACGGCACGTTCCTCGGGCAGGTCCTGGTGGGGGACTACCAGGTCGAGGTCTCCAAGGAGAACTACGGGACCTTCACCCAGGAGGTCACCGTCACCGCCGGCACCCTGACCCGGGTCGACACCGCCCTGGCCACCGGCCAGGTGACGGCCTCGGTCGGCGAGCTGACCCTGGTGATGCCGGCCGGGGCCACCCGGACCGGCACGGTCGAGCTGGCCAATCTGGGGGGCGCCACGGCATACACCGTGGTGACCGAACCCGCCCAGGACTGGCTGACCGTGACGCCCGCCGCAGGCCAGCTCGGCTCGGGCCAGTCGGCGACGCTGAAGGTCACCGCCTCCAGTTCGGGGGTCCAGCCG from Streptosporangium sp. NBC_01756 includes the following:
- a CDS encoding S8 family serine peptidase, with the protein product MSNPPRHWRVVLTGTVTALTLMLPQGVAQAAPEPQKIDESVLADLSVDDKATFWVRLKSDADLSAARRAKTKIDKAKQVFQAKTELAATSQAGLRKLLTAQHADFTPFWIANAVQVTGDAKLAAEIADLSEVERIEPSRVVKLPEPLPGKEVAKVDAVEWNIDRVNAPRVWSELGTRGEGIVVANIDSGVQFDHPALAAQYRGKKADGSVDHNYNWFDPAGICPSDAPCDNNDHGTHTMGTMVGGEGANTIGVAPGAKWIAAKGCETNSCSDASLLAAGQWVLAPTDLNGANPRPDLAPDIVNNSWGGAGFDPWYKETVEAWVAAGIFPAFSNGNVTAAGCNSSGSPGQYGSSYSAGAFDVGNAIASFSTRGTGENGEIKPNLAAPGVNVRSSIPGGYDSISGTSMASPHVAATVALMWSASPALQGDIASTRELLDRTAIDVNDTRCGGTAADNNIWGEGRLDTFAAVQAAPVGALGALQGTVTAGGSPVASATLTVTGPLGRTVTTAQDGTYTLPRLLEGDYQITVKKFGYGDATATATVVADQTTTKDVTLTQQPSGTVSGTVTAAGTPEVGATVVAVGTPVSAVTDAAGRYELTLPNGDYELKTTPLSRCAGGLTVPITLNGDLTKDIELPRRTDSFGYTCTSGTEAYVAGTAKQTLTGDDAAQPITLPFTFPFYGAGQTAGWISSNGFLNFAASSTTASNGTLPSTAAPNAAIYPYWDDLVLDAQSGVYTATVGTAPKRTFVIEWRDAKFYSDPDLRISFSALLGEDGSIGFRYKGIGSERAAGTSATVGIESAGGTDALQYSANSAALADGQSLTFIASRHGMLAGTVTDANDGKPLAGATVKVGDVATFTTGADGTFLGQVLVGDYQVEVSKENYGTFTQEVTVTAGTLTRVDTALATGQVTASVGELTLVMPAGATRTGTVELANLGGATAYTVVTEPAQDWLTVTPAAGQLGSGQSATLKVTASSSGVQPGTVRTGKLLVRSASGRNPQLEITVTVVVPKLQVAVEVGGTKDVVDAVGDRWSADRKYGTGGYGYVGSGTKTSTASKTIKGTTEQTLFKSARESMLEYRFDQVPNGTYTVELGFADTRNTAAGKRVFDVLVEGELAIPALDLALESGTYTAVTRQYTVKVTDGQLNLRFAKRFGDPIVNAIRVSERPDKATP
- a CDS encoding alpha-amylase family glycosyl hydrolase, yielding MGGRILSIGDPVGAPDSIAETTLRPRPDHDYWPSPADWRDEIFYSLVIDRFQPGADRVTVGDSRSGDSRHGGNLAGLAGRLAYLEELKVTTILLSPVTVTAPGTYHGYAPVHLLEVDPHLGRLSDLVDLVDRAHGRGMRIILDLVVNHTGPIFEYADGDGWKKDGRRGAVARWNGFSPTELAKAEHFTRRGVIENWSSPEQVAFGDFPPNFRRFATERAETQRLLIHIACWWLKETDVDGFRVDAIRHLDRGFLRNLANGVKRYAAGLGKNNPLILGEHSTGDCFDIAGDFTTGINSAYNYPEYRRQNWALHGCAPTRDLEESFRAAYRSLGPALGNVIRFIDNHDVYRFLRAGEPEGLLRMALAFLMFSIGIPLVYYGTEQGFRQSTNRLEPESSAYRASPQNREDMFAEGRYKSESSAGDNFTTMSGTFRWIRRLAEIRGRFTALRRGEQWIRWSDPEGPGLFAFSRIHGSQEVLVVLNTAATARQADIDVDRHLVRPGDRLVDVLDLSCSVEAYRPEEGGSKVLVWVPSYGARVFVVA